The sequence GAAACTCgataataaatattacaaattatttaggTAGAATACATGTTTGTCGATGAAAGATGATGATGCACCAGAATCTGGTTTTTGAGTCTGAATCTGCAAAATCCTTCAGtcttttttaaagtttcaaaGACAAACTCAGATGACAACTACTTGGTCCTCCTTGATGGGAAAAAACAAATGATTGTACACCACCAAATTAGCATATGGTATTGGCTTACGTTAAGTAGTTTTCAAAGACTGCACTTATACTGAAAAATAATCAGCTATATTACATGAGGGGGAGTTGGTGATTTAGTCCTTGTGAGCCCACACCAGCTAGGATGAATATAGCAAGCCAAAACAAGTAGAATATCAATAGCTTGATCCAAATCAGTTTGCTTCAGTTCAAGTTTGATCTGTAACTAGCATCAAAAATCATCCTCAGGGTAGGTAAGACAAAGAAGAAGTATAAGTGAGCTTAGTAATATTATGTGTCAATAACTTAGTCAAGAATACTCTTTAAGGCTCTTCGACGAATTGGAAGTTCAAGAACAATCAAGAAATAACATCTCTCTGATTCTCTGATATACTGAACTTCACTTTCCATGAGCTTTAAAATCTTCCTGCACATGCTCAGCCCTAACCCCTCCTGAGTCATCCATCTACTGCTGTGGAACATGTCCTGAACCAGCTCAGGAGGCAGGCCTTCCCCGGGGCATACCATCCTTTTGCCATAAGCAACATACAATTTTTGTAAATGTTAATGATGATAATAAGATACTTATTGTTACCAATATGAGACTCCAGGACAGATTATTAGATGCTATTCTGTTTTACTCTAATTACATGTGCTGCTGAATGATTAGAGCTCATAATTTTTACCTGAATTCAGTATGAAGTAGAGTCTGGTCATCTGGACCGTTCTTCAAGCTAGGACGAACAAGAATCTCCACCCAGCCTTCAGCTGGCGCATAACGCACCATATTCAGTAGGAATTCAGCCAATACCTGTTGAATTCTCACCTGATCACCATAAACTGTCACTGTTTTGATTTCTTCTGGGATATCTCGAATAAGCTGTAGACTCCTTTCCCTTAGCAGCATCATTACTTGGCTAACAACAGCATTTATTACACTTCCAAGTAGAAATTCCGCCTTCTCAAGCTCCAATGAACtgcttcaaaataaaattagaacATATAAGATTGAGGCTCTCTCTATTGAAAAAGTATCTGGAAGCTCGTATCCCCAAAAGATGTAATCTTACAACTACAGACTCAACAGCaacatatatatggtaataCAGGAAAGATTTTCCCCATCTCCCTGGAAAATGTGTGGCAATTGAATTTACATTTATCAACAAAAGTAAAAAGCCAAAGTAATCCTCTACTTGGATCCAAACAGTACAACACCATAAATTGACACAAAGTTCTAACAGATCAGTGAATCACATATCAGAAAAACTAGTTAAGGATTCCAAAGATACATGTTTGCGAGAAATTGATAACTATAATGAAGAACATTGCTTTGTCAATAGAGAAACAGATAAGTTGAGTAGTAAAAAACTAACCCATGCTCAATACTATCCAGATCAACATCTCTTACGATCTTCAACATTTGCTTCTCGCAAGCAGCACTAGTCTCAAGAAACTGCCTTTGATCTTCTGTTAATTCGGTTGATTCCAAGAGAGAGTTAGTGAAGCGGATGCCATTTAATGGATTTTTTATTTCCTGACAAATGTAAGCCAACTCTTTCACCCTAGAAAAATCTTTCTTCTCCTGTTGCCTCTGAACTTGAAGAGCTTGCTGCAACTCAGGACTAGCAATTTGCAAGAAGCAGAAAGCTCCAATCACTTGACCCTCCATATTAACTCTCTTATTTGCTGTCAAGAGAACTTGTACGAATGTTCCATTTCGATCGAAGAATGAAAAGGGAAATTTGTCTGCATCCTTCCCTCCAATGGCACTGTGCAGTACAATCATGAACTTTGTCAAAGTATCCGGACCCTTGAGCCGACAACAACTGCCAAAGATCTCCCCAACCAACATTTTCCCATTGACTTCTTCTTTAGTCCATCCAGTGAGCTTTTCCATAGCAGTATTCCATTCTGAACAACATGTGTTATCATCTGATGCAAATATGGGAGGAATCAGAGGATTAGGATTGTGAACTATTGCCTTGTAATCGCCTTGTAATTTAATGAATTTGTCCATGACAACTTTCTGACCAGTAACATCCTGACCAACAAAGCAAACACCAACTATATTGTTTGTAAAATCCCTGCTAGAGCAAGCATTAACCACCAAAAAAACAGGATCATTATGGTGTTCCGGGCCAAATGTTCTCATCTTTATCTCTATATTCTTATCTTCTTTTCCTGCAGAACAAAACATTATGTGACAAAATGAGCACAATGCTGTTCTATTGTACGAATGAGAGGGAGaccatttaatttataaaacaaatctgTCAAATTGATATAAAGAATTGAACTTTTTTTGATGGCTTTTTTTGGTAACATAAAAGTTTACTTCCAAGAAAAAAGATCATCATATAAAGAATTGAACTTTTAGTAGAAAACAATTTATATAAAAGAATCTTGACTCTACTCTATTGTTTGATATAACCTCTGGAATTCAGCAATAAATGAGACAAAAGACAATTAAACTACCTTCTAAAGCACTGTTAAGGAGTTCTTCAACAGTTTCTTTGGATTCCTTATAAACAAGATCATGGACCAAAGATCTCCCAATAGCATCATCTGTAGAGAGTCCTGTCAACTCTGCAACCTTAGCATTCCACCCATTTATACGGCCATCAACATCAACAGCAAGTATAGGAGCAGTTGCAGTCTCAATCAACCTAACCATTTCTCTTGCAACCGAACTTAGTTCATCAATCCCGTGCAACTCCATATCCCCCTCAACCTGGGCCTTTACAACAGCCTTAGAATTACTTGCCTTGGCGTCCCTAAATGAATCTCGCAGAATAAGCTGCAAAGAGTGAATTGCATCCATTTCTGCATTCTCCCAAGGTAAACTACGGCTTTTCACCACTTCCAGAAACGCCTTGAAGGAAGAACGAGGATGCATCCTCTGTCCATCATCCTTGTCCTCGGGATGGTGCTTTGCACCACCCCATTTGACCTCCTTAGCAGTGTGGGATCTAAACCAAAAAAGAAAATCTTTTTTTGTGATAGAAGCAACAGCCATACCACAAACTTCATCACCAAGCATTGCTGCACCAGGATACCCTGCATCAGCCAAACTGTCTGTACTCAAACCAGTTGAGTCTCCATGGTGAGCCAACAACCATTCCACAATGTCCTTTATCTGAGCTTCAGTTGGGGTAACACCAAGTGGATAATACTTCCCTTGGTAATACAGTGCTGCACCATCACACTTCACCAAGTCCATAATGCTAGGACTTTGAGTAACAATCCCAGTAGGAGAATCACGAAGAAGCATATCACACAATAAAGTTTGAGTCCTAAGAACATGTTTTTCAGACAACTGACAAGCCAATTGCAACTCCATATTCAACTGGAGTCCAAAAGCTTGCATAAGAAACTCACAAGCATACCTTAAAGGGAACGGTATGCTCCGAGCTGAAGTATGATGACAAACAACAAGACCCCAAAGCTTCATAGTGTTCCTACCACCACCAGCTTCCTCCTCATTTCCATTGATGATAACCGCCATTACCAAAGAAGCTATAGAACCCATATTAGCCATGTATTGAGTGTGACAACCATGAGGAGCTCTAAGAGTAGAACCAACCAAGCAAAGAGGCTGCATTAGTCCTTCATCTTGAATTACCCGAACCAAAGAGGCATTACAATCAACGATCATTCGAACTCGATTCTGCTTGAACAAGAACCTGGAAGCCTGAGGAATATCAGTGGCTGGATAGTGCAGCCCAATGTAGGGTTCCAAATCAGCCCTCTTGCTCTCAGCAACAACCTCACCATGTTCATCT is a genomic window of Cannabis sativa cultivar Pink pepper isolate KNU-18-1 chromosome 9, ASM2916894v1, whole genome shotgun sequence containing:
- the LOC115721719 gene encoding phytochrome B isoform X2, translated to MASGGKAAYAQQQQQQQAQSSGTSNIRAQNTESMNKAIAQYTLDARLHAAFEQSGESGKSFDYSKSVRTTTSNSVPAEKEITAYLTRIQRGGHIQPFGCMMAVDESTFRIIGYSENARDLLGLTPQSVPSLEKPEILTIGTDIRTLFSHSSSSLLEKAFRAREITLLNPVWIHSKNSGKPFYAILHRIDVGIVIDLEPARTEDPALSIAGAVQSQKLAVRAISHLQSLPGGDIKLLCDTVVGSVRELTGYDRVMVYKFHEDEHGEVVAESKRADLEPYIGLHYPATDIPQASRFLFKQNRVRMIVDCNASLVRVIQDEGLMQPLCLVGSTLRAPHGCHTQYMANMGSIASLVMAVIINGNEEEAGGGRNTMKLWGLVVCHHTSARSIPFPLRYACEFLMQAFGLQLNMELQLACQLSEKHVLRTQTLLCDMLLRDSPTGIVTQSPSIMDLVKCDGAALYYQGKYYPLGVTPTEAQIKDIVEWLLAHHGDSTGLSTDSLADAGYPGAAMLGDEVCGMAVASITKKDFLFWFRSHTAKEVKWGGAKHHPEDKDDGQRMHPRSSFKAFLEVVKSRSLPWENAEMDAIHSLQLILRDSFRDAKASNSKAVVKAQVEGDMELHGIDELSSVAREMVRLIETATAPILAVDVDGRINGWNAKVAELTGLSTDDAIGRSLVHDLVYKESKETVEELLNSALEGKEDKNIEIKMRTFGPEHHNDPVFLVVNACSSRDFTNNIVGVCFVGQDVTGQKVVMDKFIKLQGDYKAIVHNPNPLIPPIFASDDNTCCSEWNTAMEKLTGWTKEEVNGKMLVGEIFGSCCRLKGPDTLTKFMIVLHSAIGGKDADKFPFSFFDRNGTFVQVLLTANKRVNMEGQVIGAFCFLQIASPELQQALQVQRQQEKKDFSRVKELAYICQEIKNPLNGIRFTNSLLESTELTEDQRQFLETSAACEKQMLKIVRDVDLDSIEHGSLELEKAEFLLGSVINAVVSQVMMLLRERSLQLIRDIPEEIKTVTVYGDQVRIQQVLAEFLLNMVRYAPAEGWVEILVRPSLKNGPDDQTLLHTEFRMVCPGEGLPPELVQDMFHSSRWMTQEGLGLSMCRKILKLMESEVQYIRESERCYFLIVLELPIRRRALKSILD
- the LOC115721719 gene encoding phytochrome B isoform X1; translated protein: MASGGKAAYAQQQQQQQAQSSGTSNIRAQNTESMNKAIAQYTLDARLHAAFEQSGESGKSFDYSKSVRTTTSNSVPAEKEITAYLTRIQRGGHIQPFGCMMAVDESTFRIIGYSENARDLLGLTPQSVPSLEKPEILTIGTDIRTLFSHSSSSLLEKAFRAREITLLNPVWIHSKNSGKPFYAILHRIDVGIVIDLEPARTEDPALSIAGAVQSQKLAVRAISHLQSLPGGDIKLLCDTVVGSVRELTGYDRVMVYKFHEDEHGEVVAESKRADLEPYIGLHYPATDIPQASRFLFKQNRVRMIVDCNASLVRVIQDEGLMQPLCLVGSTLRAPHGCHTQYMANMGSIASLVMAVIINGNEEEAGGGRNTMKLWGLVVCHHTSARSIPFPLRYACEFLMQAFGLQLNMELQLACQLSEKHVLRTQTLLCDMLLRDSPTGIVTQSPSIMDLVKCDGAALYYQGKYYPLGVTPTEAQIKDIVEWLLAHHGDSTGLSTDSLADAGYPGAAMLGDEVCGMAVASITKKDFLFWFRSHTAKEVKWGGAKHHPEDKDDGQRMHPRSSFKAFLEVVKSRSLPWENAEMDAIHSLQLILRDSFRDAKASNSKAVVKAQVEGDMELHGIDELSSVAREMVRLIETATAPILAVDVDGRINGWNAKVAELTGLSTDDAIGRSLVHDLVYKESKETVEELLNSALEGKEDKNIEIKMRTFGPEHHNDPVFLVVNACSSRDFTNNIVGVCFVGQDVTGQKVVMDKFIKLQGDYKAIVHNPNPLIPPIFASDDNTCCSEWNTAMEKLTGWTKEEVNGKMLVGEIFGSCCRLKGPDTLTKFMIVLHSAIGGKDADKFPFSFFDRNGTFVQVLLTANKRVNMEGQVIGAFCFLQIASPELQQALQVQRQQEKKDFSRVKELAYICQEIKNPLNGIRFTNSLLESTELTEDQRQFLETSAACEKQMLKIVRDVDLDSIEHGSSLELEKAEFLLGSVINAVVSQVMMLLRERSLQLIRDIPEEIKTVTVYGDQVRIQQVLAEFLLNMVRYAPAEGWVEILVRPSLKNGPDDQTLLHTEFRMVCPGEGLPPELVQDMFHSSRWMTQEGLGLSMCRKILKLMESEVQYIRESERCYFLIVLELPIRRRALKSILD